A genomic segment from Sulfuritalea hydrogenivorans sk43H encodes:
- a CDS encoding alpha-amylase/4-alpha-glucanotransferase domain-containing protein, translating to MPISLLFGVHAHQPVGNFPAVIDDAHIRSYGMFLRVMERYPEFRFSVHFSGWLLDVLFERFPDDMARLAAMTRRGQVEWFGSGDCEPVLAAIPHRDRVTQIATLSDKIERRFGMRPSGAWLTERVWESSVVTSLVATGIRYVAVDDYHFLCAGEDAAHLDSFFSTDEDGRRLDLFPISEAARYRLPFSPAAEAVAWLEDLARQGHRASIYFDDIEKFGIWPETYQWVYEKGWLTQFVEGVLASKLIRTETYAEYHARERTRGIVYLPTTSYIEMNEWTLPAPRAATYHALIEAEKAAGRFEEHKPFLRGGIWRNFMSRYTEANWMHKRMLGASRRLAGLPAEQRTSDLQEFLHRAQANDAYWHGLFGGLYLPHLRRAIWNNLLQLEAALEHLAPCPRQQQGDLDHDGHVETAFRNAQIHAYARDDGHAALVELSSLALAHNFGDTLRAYPEVYHGKISYGESASATAEEGTGITSAHDRVAYLHTILQGDADPDERPRGLFIDAMVDANGMMRPLAAYVPGAEPGRWVSGGEGWRIEKRYALKDDALCVSFRVEGTRLPAAIETEINIAMPSCDGFGGRYVLADGRVPGGFGDPLQLDDMRSLTLDDSELHGALRIEASQPVRLDARPHRTVSQSEAGFEKIMQAVCITLAWSPATDTEQIIALRIIPAS from the coding sequence ATGCCCATCAGTCTCCTGTTCGGGGTTCATGCCCACCAGCCCGTCGGCAATTTCCCGGCGGTCATCGATGACGCCCACATCCGCAGCTACGGCATGTTCCTGCGCGTCATGGAGCGCTATCCGGAGTTCCGCTTCAGCGTGCACTTTTCCGGCTGGCTGCTGGATGTCCTGTTCGAACGCTTTCCCGACGACATGGCGCGCCTGGCGGCCATGACCCGCCGCGGCCAGGTCGAATGGTTCGGCTCCGGCGATTGCGAACCGGTGCTGGCGGCGATTCCGCATCGCGACCGGGTGACGCAGATCGCCACGCTGTCCGACAAGATCGAGCGCCGCTTCGGCATGCGTCCCTCCGGCGCCTGGCTCACCGAGCGCGTCTGGGAATCCTCGGTGGTCACCTCGCTGGTCGCCACCGGCATCCGCTACGTGGCGGTCGACGACTACCACTTCCTCTGTGCCGGCGAAGATGCCGCGCACCTCGACAGCTTTTTCTCGACCGACGAGGACGGCCGCCGCCTCGACCTGTTCCCGATTTCGGAAGCCGCGCGCTACCGGCTGCCGTTCTCGCCGGCCGCCGAGGCCGTGGCCTGGCTGGAAGATCTGGCGCGCCAGGGTCATCGCGCCTCGATCTATTTCGACGACATCGAAAAGTTCGGCATCTGGCCCGAGACCTACCAGTGGGTGTACGAAAAGGGCTGGCTGACGCAGTTCGTCGAAGGCGTGCTGGCATCGAAGCTGATCCGCACCGAGACCTACGCCGAGTACCACGCCCGCGAGCGAACCCGCGGCATCGTGTACCTGCCGACCACGTCCTATATCGAAATGAACGAATGGACCCTGCCGGCGCCTCGTGCCGCGACCTATCACGCGCTGATAGAGGCGGAAAAGGCCGCCGGCCGCTTCGAAGAGCACAAGCCCTTCCTGCGCGGCGGCATCTGGCGCAACTTCATGTCGCGCTATACCGAAGCCAACTGGATGCACAAGCGCATGCTCGGCGCCTCGCGGCGGCTGGCCGGGCTGCCCGCCGAACAGCGCACGTCCGATCTGCAGGAGTTCCTGCACCGGGCACAGGCCAACGATGCCTATTGGCACGGCCTGTTCGGCGGCCTTTACCTGCCGCACCTGCGCCGCGCCATCTGGAACAACCTGCTGCAACTCGAAGCCGCGCTGGAACACCTGGCGCCCTGTCCGCGCCAGCAGCAGGGCGACCTCGATCATGACGGCCACGTCGAAACGGCATTCCGCAATGCACAGATCCACGCCTATGCGCGCGACGACGGTCACGCCGCGCTGGTGGAGCTTTCCAGCCTGGCGCTGGCGCACAATTTCGGCGATACCCTGCGCGCCTACCCCGAGGTCTACCACGGCAAAATCAGCTACGGCGAATCCGCTTCAGCGACGGCGGAGGAAGGCACGGGGATCACGTCGGCCCACGACCGCGTCGCCTACCTGCACACCATCCTGCAAGGCGACGCCGATCCGGACGAGCGTCCGCGGGGTCTCTTCATCGACGCGATGGTCGACGCCAACGGCATGATGCGGCCGCTTGCCGCTTATGTGCCGGGCGCGGAACCGGGCCGCTGGGTCAGCGGCGGCGAAGGCTGGCGCATCGAAAAACGCTATGCGCTCAAGGACGATGCGCTCTGTGTCAGCTTCCGGGTCGAGGGCACCCGGCTCCCGGCCGCGATCGAAACCGAAATCAACATCGCCATGCCGAGCTGCGACGGCTTCGGCGGCCGCTACGTGCTGGCCGACGGTCGCGTGCCCGGTGGTTTCGGCGACCCACTCCAACTCGACGACATGCGCTCGCTCACGCTGGACGACAGCGAGTTGCATGGCGCCTTGCGCATCGAGGCCAGCCAGCCGGTCCGGCTCGACGCAAGGCCGCACCGCACCGTGTCGCAATCCGAAGCCGGTTTCGAAAAAATCATGCAGGCCGTCTGCATTACCCTGGCATGGTCGCCCGCGACCGATACCGAACAGATCATTGCGCTGCGGATAATTCCTGCATCGTAG
- a CDS encoding glycoside hydrolase family 57 protein — translation MTKTLDLVFLWHMHQPDYRDHGATGVGAGGTAAHQSTGEFVLPWVYLHAMKDYVDMAAHLERHPHIRCVVNFVPVLLDQIEDYAQQFASGEFRDPLLRMLATPDLDRISDADRRLLLATCFRSNHVTMLAPFPQYKRLHDIYQLLVHENEIAYGYLSGAYFSDLVTWYHLAWTGETERRRNPLLATLMSQGEGYDADDRQRLLASIGELITGLIPRWRALAARGQVELSSTPQTHPLSPLLLDFQVARESLPQAPLPFAAAYPGGRSRVIAQIGAARTSHARRFGATPVGMWPAEGAVSEDFVKHLATSGCRWIASGEGVLKNSLAASGIADPHAAYRPWRLEKAPGLTLFFRDERLSDLIGFDYAKWHGRDAAQHLVTQLEAILDAATENETPVVSIILDGENAWEHYPYNGYYFFDDLYALLAEHPRIRSTTYAELLARSPSPVATPLPRLTAGSWVYGTLSTWIGDEAKNRGWDMLCEAKKSCDRVLASGRLDAAQIAAVETQLAICESSDWFWWFGDYNPSAAVASFDSLYRRNLTRLYRLLQLEPPPQLETPICAGSATAEGGSMRRVTVSQS, via the coding sequence GTGACGAAAACCCTCGACCTGGTCTTTCTCTGGCACATGCACCAGCCGGACTACCGCGACCATGGCGCCACGGGAGTCGGCGCTGGCGGTACGGCGGCCCATCAATCCACCGGCGAATTCGTCCTGCCCTGGGTGTACCTGCACGCCATGAAGGACTATGTCGACATGGCGGCGCATCTTGAACGCCATCCGCACATCCGCTGCGTGGTGAATTTCGTGCCGGTGCTGCTCGACCAGATCGAGGACTACGCGCAGCAGTTCGCCAGCGGCGAGTTCCGCGATCCGCTGCTGCGCATGCTGGCCACCCCCGACCTGGACCGCATCAGCGACGCCGATCGGCGCCTGCTGCTGGCCACCTGCTTCCGCAGCAACCACGTCACCATGCTGGCGCCCTTTCCTCAATACAAGCGCCTGCACGACATCTACCAGTTGCTCGTGCACGAAAACGAAATTGCCTACGGCTACCTGTCCGGCGCCTACTTCTCGGACCTCGTCACCTGGTACCACCTGGCCTGGACCGGCGAAACCGAACGCCGCCGCAATCCGCTGCTGGCAACGCTGATGAGCCAGGGCGAAGGCTATGACGCGGACGACCGGCAGCGTCTGCTGGCGAGCATCGGCGAACTGATCACCGGGCTGATTCCGCGCTGGCGGGCGCTCGCCGCGCGCGGCCAGGTCGAGCTCTCGTCCACCCCGCAAACACATCCGCTGTCGCCGCTCCTGCTCGACTTCCAGGTTGCCCGCGAAAGCCTGCCCCAGGCGCCGCTGCCCTTCGCCGCCGCCTACCCCGGCGGACGCAGCCGCGTCATCGCCCAGATCGGCGCCGCGCGAACCAGCCACGCCCGGCGCTTCGGCGCGACGCCGGTCGGCATGTGGCCAGCGGAAGGGGCCGTTTCCGAGGACTTTGTAAAACATCTGGCCACGTCCGGCTGCCGCTGGATCGCCAGCGGCGAAGGCGTGCTGAAGAACAGCCTCGCCGCCAGCGGCATCGCCGACCCGCATGCCGCCTATCGTCCCTGGCGCCTGGAAAAGGCACCGGGGCTGACGCTGTTTTTCCGCGACGAGCGGCTCTCGGACCTGATCGGCTTCGACTACGCCAAATGGCATGGCCGCGATGCCGCGCAGCACCTGGTGACGCAGCTCGAAGCCATCCTCGATGCCGCCACCGAGAACGAAACACCGGTGGTCAGCATCATCCTCGACGGCGAAAATGCCTGGGAGCACTATCCCTACAACGGCTATTACTTCTTTGACGATCTCTACGCCCTGCTCGCCGAGCATCCGCGCATCCGCAGCACCACCTACGCCGAACTCCTGGCACGATCACCGTCGCCGGTGGCGACCCCGTTGCCGCGCCTGACGGCGGGCAGCTGGGTGTACGGCACCTTGTCCACCTGGATCGGCGACGAGGCGAAAAACCGCGGCTGGGATATGCTGTGCGAGGCCAAGAAGAGCTGCGACCGGGTACTCGCCAGCGGCCGGCTCGACGCCGCGCAAATTGCCGCCGTCGAGACGCAACTGGCCATCTGCGAAAGCTCCGACTGGTTCTGGTGGTTCGGCGACTACAACCCGTCCGCCGCGGTCGCCAGCTTCGACAGCCTGTACCGGCGCAATCTGACGCGGCTCTATCGCCTGCTGCAACTGGAGCCGCCGCCGCAACTCGAAACCCCCATCTGCGCCGGATCTGCCACCGCCGAAGGCGGCTCCATGCGTCGCGTTACCGTTTCCCAAAGCTGA